The following coding sequences lie in one Longimicrobium sp. genomic window:
- a CDS encoding ATP-binding protein, producing MRAELLFNLSFLAAAALLLALWTATVLRIAGPRPSWVLLLLLAVDVAVFVLLGRVLIDRLVVRPLREAVATAEAIAGGDYVRRAPEGDTREIAALNLALNRMTEQLLHNQQLLADNVRSLDETNRLLLATQYDLVQAEKMASIGRLAAGVAHEVGNPLGALLGYAAVLRRRGADPELLDGMERETRRIDVIVRRLLDYSRPAPAQREPVDVNASIGRVLELLRDQGVLEGIEVATSLAGDLPPVMADSHFVDQIFVNLFDNARLAMGGSGRLTVRTMLDVWHPDRPIPVRRASDPPGVSYAHLRRPRYGTHRDASVIAEGTEIVRIVVADTGPGIAPEHIEAIFDPFFTTRAPGEGTGLGLAIVASTVADFGGRIEASSAEGGGAVFKLSFPTHRPQP from the coding sequence TTGCGTGCCGAGCTCCTCTTCAACCTCTCCTTCCTGGCCGCCGCCGCGCTCCTGCTGGCGCTGTGGACCGCCACCGTCCTCCGCATCGCCGGGCCGCGCCCGTCGTGGGTGCTGCTCCTCCTGCTGGCGGTCGACGTCGCCGTCTTCGTCCTCCTCGGCCGCGTGCTGATCGACCGGCTGGTCGTCCGCCCGCTGCGCGAGGCCGTGGCCACGGCCGAGGCCATCGCCGGCGGCGACTACGTGCGCCGCGCGCCCGAGGGCGACACGCGCGAGATCGCCGCGCTGAACCTGGCGCTGAACCGGATGACCGAGCAGCTGCTGCACAACCAGCAGCTCCTGGCCGACAACGTCCGCTCGCTCGACGAGACCAACCGCCTTCTCCTGGCCACGCAGTACGACCTGGTGCAGGCGGAGAAGATGGCGTCGATCGGGCGCCTGGCCGCGGGGGTGGCGCACGAGGTGGGGAACCCGCTGGGCGCGCTGCTGGGCTACGCCGCCGTCCTCCGCCGCCGCGGCGCCGACCCCGAGCTGCTGGACGGGATGGAGCGCGAGACGCGGCGCATCGACGTCATCGTGCGGCGGCTGCTGGACTACTCGCGCCCCGCCCCCGCGCAGCGCGAGCCGGTGGACGTGAACGCATCGATCGGACGCGTCCTGGAGCTCCTCCGCGACCAGGGGGTGCTGGAGGGGATCGAGGTCGCCACGTCGCTGGCGGGCGACCTCCCGCCGGTGATGGCGGACTCGCACTTCGTCGACCAGATCTTCGTCAACCTCTTCGACAACGCGCGGCTGGCGATGGGCGGCAGCGGCCGGCTGACCGTGCGGACGATGCTCGACGTGTGGCATCCCGACCGACCCATCCCCGTGCGCCGCGCGTCCGATCCCCCCGGCGTCTCGTACGCGCACCTGCGCCGGCCGCGCTACGGCACCCATCGCGACGCGTCGGTCATCGCGGAGGGGACGGAGATCGTGCGCATCGTCGTCGCCGACACGGGGCCGGGGATCGCGCCGGAGCACATCGAGGCCATCTTCGACCCCTTCTTCACCACCCGCGCGCCGGGGGAGGGAACGGGGCTGGGGCTTGCCATCGTCGCCAGCACCGTGGCAGACTTCGGCGGCCGGATCGAGGCCTCTTCCGCCGAGGGCGGGGGCGCCGTGTTCAAGCTCTCCTTTCCCACCCACCGACCTCAGCCGTGA
- a CDS encoding Nramp family divalent metal transporter — protein MGKVKKGRERRRGPRRERRRVPAKHQPGSRAAHGKDGLLRALGLGLITGAADDDPSAIGTYASAGARLGPSFLWTAPVTLPMMYAVVYLSAKLGQVTGQGLFAVIQSRFPRWVLYPSLLAVLVGNTIEAGADIAGMAAAVGLLVKVPAAVIVVFITAAILALQFWGSYTLIRNVFRWLALALLAYVAAAILARPALGPVLRGTFVPTLRFDPEFLSLLVAVIGTTLSAYLYTWQSNEEVEEQIAMGLRRLTDRRGTTDAELKRTRKDILFGMCFSNLVMYFIMLSTSATLYRAGQHDVESAAQAARALQPLAGSAAGVLFALGVIGVGFLAVPVMTTGAAYDLAQTLGWKHGLHAKPREAWKFYAAITVFTLLAMGMNFLGLNPMKALVFAGIVQGFSTPPLMLLIMLMTNDRKIMGSRVNGRAMNVLGWATTAIIFAATGALIVTWVM, from the coding sequence ATGGGGAAAGTGAAGAAGGGGCGCGAGCGCCGGCGGGGGCCGCGCCGCGAACGGCGGCGGGTGCCCGCGAAGCACCAGCCGGGGAGCAGGGCCGCGCACGGGAAGGATGGGCTGCTGCGCGCCCTGGGGCTGGGGCTGATCACCGGCGCGGCCGACGACGACCCGTCGGCCATCGGCACGTACGCCAGCGCGGGCGCCAGGCTGGGGCCGTCGTTCCTGTGGACCGCCCCGGTCACGCTGCCGATGATGTACGCGGTGGTCTACCTCTCCGCCAAGCTGGGGCAGGTCACGGGGCAGGGGCTGTTCGCGGTGATCCAGTCCCGCTTCCCCCGCTGGGTGCTGTACCCGTCGCTCCTGGCCGTCCTCGTCGGCAACACCATCGAGGCGGGCGCCGACATCGCCGGGATGGCGGCGGCCGTGGGGCTGCTGGTGAAGGTGCCCGCCGCCGTCATCGTGGTCTTCATCACCGCGGCCATCCTGGCGCTCCAGTTCTGGGGCTCGTACACGCTCATCCGCAACGTCTTCCGCTGGCTGGCGCTGGCGCTGCTGGCCTACGTGGCCGCCGCGATCCTGGCCAGGCCCGCGCTGGGCCCCGTGCTGCGGGGCACCTTCGTCCCCACCCTGCGCTTCGACCCCGAGTTCCTTTCGCTGCTGGTGGCGGTCATCGGCACCACCCTCTCCGCCTACCTCTACACCTGGCAGTCGAACGAGGAGGTCGAGGAGCAGATCGCGATGGGGCTCCGGCGCCTGACCGACCGCCGGGGGACGACCGACGCGGAGCTGAAGCGGACGCGCAAGGACATCCTCTTCGGGATGTGCTTCTCGAACCTGGTGATGTACTTCATCATGCTCTCCACCTCCGCGACGCTGTACCGGGCCGGACAGCACGACGTGGAAAGCGCGGCGCAGGCGGCGCGCGCGCTGCAGCCCCTGGCCGGGAGCGCCGCCGGCGTCCTGTTCGCGCTGGGCGTGATCGGCGTCGGCTTCCTGGCGGTTCCCGTGATGACCACCGGCGCGGCGTACGACCTGGCGCAGACGCTGGGGTGGAAGCACGGGCTGCACGCCAAACCGCGCGAGGCGTGGAAGTTCTACGCCGCCATCACCGTGTTCACGCTGCTGGCGATGGGGATGAACTTCCTGGGACTGAACCCCATGAAGGCGCTGGTCTTCGCCGGCATCGTGCAGGGCTTCTCCACCCCGCCGCTGATGCTGCTGATCATGCTGATGACGAACGACCGGAAGATCATGGGCAGCCGGGTGAACGGCCGCGCGATGAACGTGCTGGGGTGGGCCACCACCGCCATCATCTTCGCCGCCACGGGCGCCCTGATCGTCACCTGGGTGATGTAG
- a CDS encoding amino acid permease yields the protein MPPTATPEAPPRAPASSEGEFRRALSLVDATMLVVGSMIGSGIFIVSADIARTMNSPGGLILVWVATMVITVFGALSYGELAAAMPRAGGQYVFLREGLGHLPGFLYGWTLFMVIQTGTIAAVAVAFSRFLGVFIPAVSPDLFISFGKVPVPGGEIELGLSPQRVVGIVIIALLTWVNMRGLREAKWIQNIFTAAKTAALLGLVILGLTIGRNADAIASNFSHFWADMPGGTTPTPFLGMTLAFPALLLAFGAAMVGSLFSADAWNNVTFAAAEVERPQRNLPIALALGTGSVTLLYVLANFAYLSVLKLSQIQNAPQDRVGTLALQHIFGDVGAYLMAGAILVSTFGCINGLILAGARVYYAMAKDGVFFERAGRISHKTHVPVWALGVQGVWTAFLTLTGSYGQLLDYVIFAALVFYVMTMIALFALRRKRPDMERPYRAFGYPVIPALYMLSALAIAVILLFAKPEYTFAGLIIVLLGIPVYYIWRAVGKRPVVTDS from the coding sequence ATGCCGCCCACCGCCACTCCCGAGGCACCCCCGCGCGCCCCCGCGAGCTCCGAGGGCGAGTTCCGGCGCGCGCTCTCGCTGGTCGACGCCACCATGCTGGTGGTGGGCTCGATGATTGGCTCCGGCATCTTCATCGTGTCCGCCGACATCGCGCGGACCATGAACTCGCCGGGCGGGCTGATCCTCGTCTGGGTCGCGACGATGGTCATCACCGTGTTCGGCGCGCTGAGCTACGGCGAGCTGGCGGCAGCGATGCCGCGGGCCGGCGGACAGTACGTGTTCCTGCGCGAGGGGCTGGGGCACCTCCCCGGCTTCCTCTACGGCTGGACGCTGTTCATGGTGATCCAGACGGGGACGATCGCCGCCGTGGCCGTCGCCTTCTCGCGCTTCCTGGGGGTGTTCATCCCCGCCGTGTCGCCCGACCTGTTCATCAGCTTCGGGAAGGTTCCCGTCCCCGGCGGCGAGATCGAGCTGGGGCTCAGCCCGCAGCGGGTGGTGGGGATCGTGATCATCGCGCTGCTCACCTGGGTGAACATGCGCGGGCTGCGCGAGGCCAAGTGGATCCAGAACATCTTCACCGCGGCCAAGACGGCGGCGCTGCTGGGGCTGGTGATCCTGGGGCTGACGATCGGCCGGAACGCGGACGCGATCGCGAGCAACTTCTCGCACTTCTGGGCCGACATGCCGGGCGGCACCACGCCCACGCCGTTCCTGGGGATGACGCTCGCCTTTCCGGCGCTGCTGCTGGCCTTCGGCGCGGCGATGGTCGGGTCGCTGTTCAGCGCCGACGCGTGGAACAACGTCACCTTCGCCGCCGCCGAGGTGGAGCGCCCGCAGCGCAACCTCCCCATCGCGCTGGCGCTGGGGACGGGGAGCGTGACGCTGCTGTACGTGCTGGCGAACTTCGCCTACCTCTCCGTGCTCAAGCTGTCGCAGATCCAGAACGCGCCGCAGGACCGGGTGGGCACCCTCGCGCTGCAGCACATCTTCGGCGACGTGGGCGCGTACCTGATGGCCGGGGCGATCCTGGTCTCCACCTTCGGGTGCATCAACGGGCTGATCCTGGCGGGCGCGCGCGTCTACTACGCGATGGCGAAGGACGGCGTGTTCTTCGAGCGCGCCGGCCGCATCTCGCACAAGACGCACGTCCCCGTCTGGGCGCTGGGGGTGCAGGGGGTGTGGACCGCGTTCCTGACGCTGACGGGGAGCTACGGGCAGCTGCTGGACTACGTGATCTTCGCGGCGCTGGTGTTCTACGTGATGACGATGATCGCGCTCTTCGCGCTGCGCCGGAAGCGGCCCGACATGGAGCGCCCGTACCGCGCCTTCGGCTATCCGGTGATCCCCGCGCTGTACATGCTTTCGGCGCTGGCCATCGCGGTGATCCTGCTCTTCGCCAAGCCCGAGTACACCTTCGCGGGGCTGATCATCGTGCTCCTCGGCATCCCCGTCTACTACATCTGGCGCGCCGTCGGCAAGCGTCCCGTGGTCACCGACTCGTAG
- a CDS encoding energy transducer TonB → MFEVVGRNKKEGRPSAGGTAVAVLVHAVVVLLLFFGYRQTVLLAGEGSRQDRPVGREAGGGGGGGGEQVSYYDLPQPPPPPPPPSQPEPDALVPPVVPPPPVPVPPAETKPAAPAPAPPVPAPAAPASGPGTGPGTGPGQGPGSGGGTGGGSGGGTGTGVGTGSGPGTGGGGGSRTTLPETDLLLIPPSRPRGMASRDVVLRLTVSERGDVTDVEVLTPTGNRGYDESLKRTARDWKFRPARELATNRPVAAQTDITLTI, encoded by the coding sequence GTGTTCGAGGTCGTCGGCAGGAACAAGAAGGAGGGACGCCCCTCGGCGGGCGGGACCGCGGTGGCCGTGCTGGTGCACGCCGTCGTGGTGCTGCTGCTGTTCTTCGGCTATCGCCAGACCGTGCTGCTGGCCGGCGAGGGCTCGCGCCAGGACCGGCCCGTCGGGCGGGAAGCGGGCGGGGGTGGCGGCGGTGGGGGCGAGCAGGTAAGCTACTACGACCTTCCCCAGCCTCCGCCGCCACCCCCGCCGCCGTCGCAGCCCGAGCCGGACGCGCTGGTGCCGCCGGTGGTTCCGCCGCCGCCCGTGCCGGTGCCGCCCGCGGAGACGAAGCCCGCCGCCCCGGCTCCCGCGCCGCCCGTGCCCGCGCCCGCCGCGCCGGCCTCCGGCCCGGGGACGGGTCCCGGCACCGGCCCGGGGCAGGGCCCGGGGAGCGGTGGCGGGACCGGCGGCGGCTCGGGCGGAGGCACCGGCACGGGCGTGGGGACGGGAAGCGGCCCCGGCACGGGCGGCGGCGGAGGCAGCCGCACCACGCTGCCGGAAACCGACCTGCTGCTGATCCCGCCCTCGCGGCCGCGGGGGATGGCCAGCCGCGACGTGGTCCTGCGCCTGACCGTCAGCGAGCGCGGCGACGTCACCGACGTGGAGGTGCTCACCCCCACGGGCAACCGCGGCTACGACGAGAGCCTGAAGCGCACGGCCCGCGACTGGAAGTTCAGGCCGGCGCGCGAGCTGGCCACCAACCGCCCGGTGGCCGCGCAGACCGACATCACGCTCACCATCTGA